A region of Panicum virgatum strain AP13 chromosome 8N, P.virgatum_v5, whole genome shotgun sequence DNA encodes the following proteins:
- the LOC120685872 gene encoding 11-beta-hydroxysteroid dehydrogenase A-like, with the protein MSKEAAVNVFLSCFMHVGLALVLLVYLPAASLCRFLARVFVRPFAQGEDLQGKVVLVTGASSGIGEHLVYEYARKGACVALVARTEIALRAVAKTARDLGAPDVLVVPADITKVDEAKRAVEETVAHFGKLNHLVANAGIWSSCFFEEITNITAFHNVIDLNFWGAVYPTYFALPYLKASRGNIVVTSSVAGRVPTARMSFYNASKGAVIRFYETLRAELGSHVRVTILMPGYVVSNLTKGKGLQKDGHVGIDEEARDINVGPLPVGKTESLAAVVVASVRRGDHYVTWPGWYWAFHMVMCAAPELVDWFSRTFYVSKSGEQDGGAALSKKILEAVGGKKFLYPKTIRSEAAMAAN; encoded by the exons ATGAGCAAGGAGGCGGCAGTGAACGTGTTCCTGAGCTGCTTCATGCACGTCGGCCTCGCGCTGGTGCTCCTCGTCTACCTCCCGGCGGCCTCCCTCTGCCGCTTCCTGGCCCGCGTCTTCGTCCGCCCGTTCGCCCAGGGCGAGGACCTCCAAGGCAAGGTCGTGCTCGTCACCGGCGCCTCCTCCGGCATCGGCGAG CACCTGGTGTACGAGTACGCGAGGAAGGGCGCGTGCGTGGCGCTGGTGGCGCGGACGGAGATCGCGCTGCGCGCCGTGGCCAAGACGGCGCGCGACCTCGGCGCCCCCGACGTGCTGGTCGTGCCGGCCGACATCACCAAGGTGGACGAGGCCAAGCGCGCCGTCGAGGAGACCGTCGCACACTTCGGCAAAC TGAACCACCTGGTTGCCAACGCGGGGATCTGGTCCAGCtgtttttttgaagaaatcacCAATATAACCGCCTTCCACAATGTGATC GATCTAAACTTCTGGGGCGCCGTCTACCCGACCTACTTCGCGCTGCCGTACCTGAAGGCAAGCCGCGGGAACATCGTCGTCACCTCCTCCGTAGCCGGCAGGGTGCCTACCGCCAGGATGAGCTTCTACAAC GCCAGCAAAGGAGCTGTGATTCGGTTCTACGAGACCCTGAGGGCTGAGCTGGGGTCCCACGTCCGGGTCACCATCCTCATGCCGGGGTACGTCGTCTCCAATCTCACCAAGGGCAAGGGCCTCCAGAAGGACGGCCATGTCGGCATCGACGAGGAGGCCCGCGAC ATCAATGTCGGGCCGCTGCCGGTGGGCAAGACGGAGTccctggcggcggtggtggtggcgagcGTGCGGCGCGGGGACCACTACGTGACGTGGCCCGGGTGGTACTGGGCGTTCCACATGGTGATGTgcgcggcgccggagctggtgGACTGGTTCTCCCGGACGTTCTACGTGTCCAAGTCcggggagcaggacggcggcgccgcgctgAGCAAGAAGATCCTCGAGGCCGTCGGCGGGAAGAAGTTCCTCTACCCCAAGACCATCCGCTCCGAGGCCGCCATGGCAGCTAACTGA